One window from the genome of Oncorhynchus gorbuscha isolate QuinsamMale2020 ecotype Even-year linkage group LG14, OgorEven_v1.0, whole genome shotgun sequence encodes:
- the LOC123995194 gene encoding cGMP-dependent protein kinase 1-like, with product MEGHIDELRQQLEKQTLINQELQNHNKDLERRLQEKEKLLQDLHTHYHDLEFPAQRSSNEGEPEVRKSRAAVMAPEPIPDEQLEILKTKVKKTVSETSLIVMAIQKNDFLSRLDDEQITMMVELLVAIDFKPGNDVIKEGSEGDSMYIVAEGELYVSQAGRNLRTLTCGDVFGELAILYNCKRTATVKAKTVVSLWCMERQTYRTIMTNKSKKKREQIMGFLKTSQTLNTLNDVQLSKIIDSMEEVKYQNNDVIVREGAEGNTFYIILKGEVQVTKKVNSQQKQIRRMGKGEHFGELALIREILRTATCTALGPVTCFSIDKEVFEETIPIEHLELHDDSKFLEEPDAPEKTSPSSSLRLKDLIPVLYQEGRYQGEPVTLGVGGFGRVELVTTLHHGKYFAMKRVSKKHIVAKQQEEHVLFEKRILKAIQSDFIVRLHFAFKDTRYIYMIMEFCAGGEIWTKLKEVGRFDEPIAVFCTACVVEAYAYLHKKGIMYRDLKPENLMLDAKGYVKLVDFGFAKELVHGDKTYSFCGTPEYMAPEIIQNQGHDFAADFWSLGILVYELLVGSPPFSSSEPAKIYPKILDGLLKFPPYMGEGAKSLISKLCRPRPGQRLGNTKNGIKDVRHHRWFSSMNWHKLRVGQVEAPTIRLIQKGPCYINFDRFPFDQAKADEEFSGWDKHF from the exons ATGGAGGGCCACATAGATGAGCTGAGGCAgcagctggagaaacagaccctTATCAACCAGGAGCTGCAGAACCACAACAAGGACCTAG AGAGAAGACTGCAGGAGAAGGAGAAGTTGCTGCAGGACCTTCACACTCATTATCATGACCTGG AGTTCCCTGCTCAGAGGAGCAGTAATGAAGGGGAACCAGAGGTCAGGAAGAGCAGAGCGGCTGTCATGGCCCCTGAGCCAATCCCAGACGAGCAGCTGGAGATCTTGAAGACCAAAGTCAAGAAGACCGTCAG CGAGACAAGTCTGATCGTCATGGCCATCCAGAAGAACGACTTCCTGAGTCGCCTTGACGATGAGCAGATCACTATGATGGTGGAGCTCCTGGTGGCCATTGACTTCAAACCAGGAAATGATGTCATCAAGGAGGGTAGTGAGGGAGACAGTATGTACATCGTTGCAG AGGGTGAGCTCTATGTCAGTCAAGCAGGTCGTAACCTTCGAACCCTGACCTGTGGGGATGTCTTTGGAGAGTTGGCTATTCTGTATAACTGCAAACGCACTGCCACAGTCAAAG CTAAAACAGTGGTGAGTCTGTGGTGTATGGAGAGACAGACGTACAGAACCATCATGACCAATAAGTCCAAGAAGAAACGTGAACAGATAATGGGCTTCTTGAAGAC GTCTCAGACTCTGAACACCCTGAATGACGTTCAGCTCTCTAAGATCATTGACTCCATGGAGGAG GTGAAGTACCAAAACAATGACGTCATTGTGCGTGAGGGGGCAGAGGGCAACACGTTCTACATCATCCTTAAAGGAGAG GTCCAGGTGACTAAAAAGGTGAACAGTCAGCAGAAACAGATTCGCAGGATGGGCAAAGGGGAGCATTTCGGGGAATTGGCCCTCATACG TGAGATCCTGAGGACTGCAACCTGCACTGCTCTGGGCCCTGTTACCTGCTTCTCAATCGATAAGGA GGTGTTTGAGGAGACGATCCCCATTGAACACCTGGAGCTCCATGATGA CTCTAAGTTCCTGGAGGAGCCAGATGCTCCAGAGAAGACCAGTCCTAGTTCCTCTCTGAGGCTGAAGGACCTGATCCCTGTGCTGTACCAGGAGGGGCGCTACCAGGGAGAACCTGTCACCCTCGGAGTGGGAGGATTTGGTCGCGTTGAACTG GTGACCACGCTGCACCATGGGAAGTACTTTGCCATGAAGCGGGTCAGTAAGAAGCACATTGTTGCTAAGCAACAGGAGGAGCACGTCCTGTTTGAGAAGAGGATCCTCAAAGCCATCCAGAGTGACTTCATCGTCAG GCTCCATTTTGCCTTCAAAGACACTCGCTACATCTACATGATTATGGAGTTCTGTGCAGGAGGGGAGATCTGGACCAAGCTCAAAGAAGT TGGTCGCTTCGATGAGCCCATTGCTGTGTTCTGCACTGCCTGTGTAGTAGAGGCCTATGCCTACCTCCATAAGAAGGGCATCATGTACAGAGACCTCAAGCCTGAGAATCTGATGCTGGATGCCAAGGGCTACGTCAAACTG GTGGACTTTGGTTTTGCTAAGGAGTTAGTTCACGGTGATAAGACCTACTCATTCTGTGGTACTCCTGAGTACATGGCCCCAGAGATCATCCAGAACCAGGGACACGACTTCGCTGCTGACTTCTGGTCCCTGGGCATCCTGGTCTATGAGCTGCTGGTGGGGAG CCCCCCATTTTCCAGTTCCGAGCCCGCAAAGATCTACCCTAAAATTTTGGATGGGTTGCTCAAGTTCCCCCCTTACATGGGCGAGGGGGCCAAGTCCCTCATCAGTAAACTGTGCAG ACCTCGGCCGGGTCAGAGGCTGGGAAACACCAAGAATGGGATCAAAGATGTCCGCCATCACAG GTGGTTCAGTAGTATGAATTGGCACAAGCTTCGTGTGGGCCAGGTGGAGGCTCCTACAATCAGACTCATACAAAAG gGTCCATGCTACATCAACTTTGACCGCTTCCCCTTCGACCAGGCTAAGGCCGACGAGGAGTTCTCCGGCTGGGACAAACACTTCTGA